Genomic DNA from Bacillota bacterium:
GCGAAGTCGATGCGCTGTCGCAACCGCGCGACGGCCTCTTCGAGCAGCGCGCGGCGCCCCTTCACCGCATCGTGGGCGACCGCCCGGTACCATTCCGGCTCCTGGCCCCACGGAAAGTCGGTGCGGACGTATACCGCGTCGTCCCGCAGCGCGGCCAGGTCCACGAACGCGATGGGGTTGAGGATCATCTCCCCGTCGATGTGGCCCCGGAAGGGCACCCTCGGCCACACCCGCGAGTCCAGGGAAAGCTGGACCGCCGTCGAAGCCCCCTCCAGATCACGGACGAACTCCACCCTGTCAAGGCAGCCGGCGAGAAAGCCGAACAAAACCAGCAGGGCTCCGTCCGGCCTCATGATCATCGCGATTCGGCGCAGGGCGTCGAGCTTCTTCTGGCGTTCCACGCTCGTGCCTCCACAAGCTGTCCTTGTGGCATCATTGTAGCAAGCGCCCGGCCATGAAGGGAAACTTGTCCCTATTCCTGCGACGCCCGGGGCGCTAAGCTGGGTGTGGTATCCGGGCAGCCGGCAGCACTGCGACCTGCCCGCGCCGGCGGAGCGGGCGCCGCCGGCACCGCAAACGCCACTTACGGCGCCACGGGGGAGGAGATGCGTGGTGAAGGGGTTCCGCATCGAGAAGGACTCGATGGGTGAGATGCAGGTACCCGAGGACGCTTACTACGGCGCCTCGACTCAGCGCGCGGTGCTCAACTTCCCCATCAGCAAGCTGCGCTTCGGGCGCGGCTTCATCCGGGCCCTGGGCCTCATCAAGCAGGCGGCCGCGGAAACCAACGAGCAGTTGGGCCTCCTCGAGCCGCGCATCGCCCGGGCCATCACCCAGGCCGCCCATGAAGTGGCCGAGGGTAAGTTTGACGACCAGTTCGTGGTGGACATCTTTCAAACCGGCTCCGGCACATCGACCAACATGAACGCCAACGAGGTGATCGCCACCCGGGCGGCCGAGATCCTCGGCGCCCCCAGGGGATCCCGGGCGGTCCACCCCAACGACCACGTCAACATGTGCCAGTCGAGCAACGACGTGATCCCCGCGGCCATTCACGTGGCTGCCGTGGAGGCCATCACGAAGGAGCTGCTGCCCGCCCTGCGGCGGCTGGAGGCGGGTTTGAGCGCGAAGGCCGAGGAGTTCTGGCCCATCATCAAGATCGGCCGCACCCACCTGCAGGATGCCACGCCGATCCGGCTGGGGCAGGAGTTCAGCGGCTATGCCAGCCAGGTCACCCATAGCATTCGGCGCATCGAGCAGGCGCTCGAGGACCTCTACGAACTTCCGCTGGGTGGAACGGCAGTCGGAACGGGCATCAACGCGCACCCCGAGTTTGCAGCGAAGGCCATCGAACGCCTGTCGCTGCTGACCGGGCAGCCGTTCCGGGAGGCCGACAACCACTTTGAGGCTCAGGCCGCCAAGGACGCCGTGGTGCAGGCCAGCGGCGCGCTGCGAACGGCGGCCGTGGCCCTGATGAAGATCGCCAACGACGTCCGGTGGCTGGGCTCGGGGCCGCGCTGCGGCATCGGCGAGGTGTTGATCCCGGCGACGCAGCCGGGCTCGTCCATCATGCCCGGCAAGGTGAACCCGGTCATCGCCGAGTCGCTCATGATGATCTGCGCTCAGGTGATGGGCAACGACACCACCGTCATGATCTGCGGCCAGCACGGCAACTTCGAACTCAACGTCATGATGCCGGTCATGGCCCACCGTCTGCTTGAGTCCATCGAGCTTCTCGCAAGCGGCGCCAGCAACTTCCAGGATAAGCTGGTGGCCGGCCTGCGCGCCGACAGGGAACGGTGCGAGAGCCTGGTCGAGCAGAGCCTGGCCATGGTGACGGTGCTTGCGCCCCGAATCGGGTACGACCGGGCGGCGGCGCTCGCCAAGCAGGCTCACGAATCCCGGCGCACGATCCGCGAGATCGCCCTGGAGCAGAAGATCCTGCCGCCCGACGAGCTGAACGCGCTGCTCGATCCGGAAAGCCAGACCCGGCCCGGCCTGGGCGGCGCCAGCGCGGGCGGCTGAACGCTCTCGCCGGCGCCACCCGCACGCCGGCGCCGCACGACGGACCAAAGCCCATGGCGAACGAAGGCCCCGGGTGGCTGCAGCACCCCGGGGCCTTTCCCTTCCCTCGCCGCGCGGCCTTCTCCGGCGCCGTTCACCGCGCCGACGCTGCGGCCGCTGCAGGCTCTGCAGGAATGTCGATCTGCGCCCGCTGCAGCTTGCCGCTGAAGTCCACGTAGACGCTCTTCCACTCGGTGTAGAAGTCGATGGCCGCCTGGCCGGCCTCCCGGTGGCCATTGCCCGTCTGCCGCATCCCCCCGAAGGGCAGGTGCACCTCCGAGCCGATGGTGCCGTGGTTGACGTAGACGAGCCCCGTCATCAGGTCCCGGATGGCCGTGAAGGCGGTGTTGACGTTGCGGGTGTAGATGGAGCTGGAAAGCCCGTAGCTGACCCGGTTGTTGATGGCAATGGCCTCCTCCAGACCTCTTGCCTCGATGACCGACGTCACCGGGCCGAAGATCTCCTCCTGCGCCACCCGCATCTCGGGCTTTACGTCCACAAAGATGGTCGGCTTGTAGAAGAACCCCTTCGCCAGCTCCCCCTCCGTGGCGATCTCGCCGCCCACCGCCACGCTGGCGCCTTCCTGCCGGGCAATCTCAGTGTAGCTGTGGATCTTGTGGAGCGAGTCGCGGTTGATGACGGGCCCGACGTCCGTCTCCGGGAGCAGGCCGTCGCCCAGCCGCATCCGGCGAACCCGATCCATCAGCCTGGAGAGCAGCTGGTCCTTGATGGCGCGGTGCGCGATCACGCGGCTTGCCGCCGTGCAGCGCTGCCCCGACGTACCGAACGCGCTCCAGACGATGCCCTCCACGGCCAGGTCCAGGTCTGCGTCGTCCATGACGATGATGGCGTTCTTGCCGCCCAGCTCCAGGTGAACCCGCTTGAGCCGCGGTGCCGCCACGGTGTTGACGCGCACGCCTGCGGGGTTTGAACCCGTGAAGGTGATGACCGGCACGTCCGGATGTTCCAGGATGGCCTCGCCCACAGTGCTGCCCGGCCCGTAGACCAGGTTGACCACGCCGGGCGGCACACCCGCCTCCTCCAGAATCTTGACCAGCGTGTAGGCCAGGATGGGCGTATCGCTGGCCGGCTTCAACACCACGGTGTTGCCGCAGATGAGGGCCGGCATGATCTTCCAGCTCGGGATGGCGATGGGGAAGTTCCAGGGCGTGATGACCCCCACCACCCCGATGGCCTCCCGCACAGCCATGGCGAACTTGTTCGGCATCTCGGCGGGCACCGTCTCCCCGAACAGCCGCCGCCCCTCGCCCGCCATGTAGTAGGTCATGTCGATGGCTTCCTGGACGTCCCCCCGGGCCTCCACGAGCACCTTGCCCATCTCCCGGGTCATGAGGCGGGCAAGCTCCTCCTTGCGAGCCTTGAGGATCTCGGCCGCGCGGAACAGGATCTCACCCCGCCGGGGCGCCGGCGTCTTGCGCCAGGGCTCGAACGCCTCTTTCGCTGCCTGGATGGCGGCCTCAGCGTCCTCGCGCCCCCCCTTGGCCACCTCCCCGAGGATCTCGCCGTTGGCGGGGTTGAGGCTGGTAAACCGCTCGCCGCTCTTGCTCGCAACCCACCGGCCTCCGATGTACATGGGGTAGAAGTCCATGGCCTAAGACACCGCCTCCTCTTCAGGCGCCGCCAGGCAAGACGAGGGCGGCGGCCCGCGGTAGAATACGCTTTCAAGCCTCCGCCCACCTGCGCCCTCGACGTTCGTGAACGAAACTCGTCACCGGGCGCGCCAGGGCGACGAACCACCCTCCCGCCCTCTTCAGGCCGTGTAGACCACGTGGCCGTCGACGACGGTCGCCAGCACGCGGGCCTGGCTCAACAGCGCCGCCGCCTGTTCCCGGTAGCCCTCGCCGAGGGCAGCCGTGTGCCCGCCGGCGCCCCGATCCGCGCTCAGGATGTCGGGCTTCAGCAGCACCACATCGCCCGCCAGGCCGGGCTTCAGAAGCCCCCTCTGGCCGCCCTCGCCCACCGCGAGGGCCGCCCCCAGCGTGTACGCTCTGACGGCCTCCAGCATGGCCAGCGCTTGCTCGGGGTGCCACGGGCTGGCGGTGCCATCGCGTCCTCCCGGCGAACTCCGCACCACCGCAGCGTAGATGCCCTCCAGCGGGTCGACGCTTTCCACCGGGGCGTCGCTGCCGAACGCCAGCACCGCCCCCGCCTCCAGGATCCAACGGAACGCGTAGGCGCAGGCGGTGCGCCCCTTCCAGTAGCGCTCGGCAGCGGGCCGGTCGCCCGGCGCGTGGATGGGTTGCATGGACGCAACGACGCCGAGAGCTGCCAGGCGCTGCACGTCCTCCCGGGCAACGAGCTGAACGTGCTCGATCCGTGAAGGGAAGGGAAGCGGTGCCATCCCCCGTCTCCTTGCGGCCTGCACCCCGTCCAGCACCGCCCTGCACGCCCGGTCCCCGATGGCATGCACGGCGACCGCGAATCCGGCCTCTGCTGCCCGCAGGGCCAGGTCCTCTACCGCCGGGCCGTCCATCAACAGCTCACCCGCGTAGGCCGGGTCGGGCAGGCCCGAGTACGGAGAGAGCAGTGCCGCCGTCAGGGATCCCAGCGACCCGTCGGCGAAGGCCTTGACGGGCCCCAGCTTCAGGTATTCGTCCCCGAACCCCTGGCGGATTCCCGCGGACCGCAGCGTGTCCAGCATCGAGGCCGGCGGCAGGAGCCGCACCTTCACCCTCAGCCGGCCCTGCTCGCGCAGCACGCCCAGCGCGCCCAGCACGTCGGGCCCCTCCGGGCTGTGGACTCCGACCAGCCCGCGCCGGAAGAGTTCGACCTGGGCCGACTCGATACGACCGGCGAGGTCACGCAGGCTCGGCTGCGGAACCGACTGCATGACGAGCTCGATGGCCTTCTCCCGGAAGACGCCGGTGAGCTCACCCGTGCGGGGATCCCGCCCCACGACGGATCCGGGCGGCCAGCTTTCGAACCCCGTACCCACGCCGGCCGCCACCATGGCGGCGCGGTTCATCAGCACAGTGTGCATGTCGTGCGACCACAGCAGCACCGGCCGATGGGCAAGGGCGTCAAGGAAGCGCCCGTCCACTCCCGGGCCTTCTGCCAGGGCGTTGAGGGCCAGACCCTGCCCCTCGAGCCACTCCCCCGCAGGCAACGCTTCTGCGTGCGGGCTCAAGGTCTCGATCACTTCGTCCAG
This window encodes:
- a CDS encoding aldehyde dehydrogenase family protein, translating into MDFYPMYIGGRWVASKSGERFTSLNPANGEILGEVAKGGREDAEAAIQAAKEAFEPWRKTPAPRRGEILFRAAEILKARKEELARLMTREMGKVLVEARGDVQEAIDMTYYMAGEGRRLFGETVPAEMPNKFAMAVREAIGVVGVITPWNFPIAIPSWKIMPALICGNTVVLKPASDTPILAYTLVKILEEAGVPPGVVNLVYGPGSTVGEAILEHPDVPVITFTGSNPAGVRVNTVAAPRLKRVHLELGGKNAIIVMDDADLDLAVEGIVWSAFGTSGQRCTAASRVIAHRAIKDQLLSRLMDRVRRMRLGDGLLPETDVGPVINRDSLHKIHSYTEIARQEGASVAVGGEIATEGELAKGFFYKPTIFVDVKPEMRVAQEEIFGPVTSVIEARGLEEAIAINNRVSYGLSSSIYTRNVNTAFTAIRDLMTGLVYVNHGTIGSEVHLPFGGMRQTGNGHREAGQAAIDFYTEWKSVYVDFSGKLQRAQIDIPAEPAAAAASAR
- a CDS encoding class II fumarate hydratase codes for the protein MVKGFRIEKDSMGEMQVPEDAYYGASTQRAVLNFPISKLRFGRGFIRALGLIKQAAAETNEQLGLLEPRIARAITQAAHEVAEGKFDDQFVVDIFQTGSGTSTNMNANEVIATRAAEILGAPRGSRAVHPNDHVNMCQSSNDVIPAAIHVAAVEAITKELLPALRRLEAGLSAKAEEFWPIIKIGRTHLQDATPIRLGQEFSGYASQVTHSIRRIEQALEDLYELPLGGTAVGTGINAHPEFAAKAIERLSLLTGQPFREADNHFEAQAAKDAVVQASGALRTAAVALMKIANDVRWLGSGPRCGIGEVLIPATQPGSSIMPGKVNPVIAESLMMICAQVMGNDTTVMICGQHGNFELNVMMPVMAHRLLESIELLASGASNFQDKLVAGLRADRERCESLVEQSLAMVTVLAPRIGYDRAAALAKQAHESRRTIREIALEQKILPPDELNALLDPESQTRPGLGGASAGG
- a CDS encoding amidohydrolase — protein: MRRLMQDGERPAGAGLLIEGVVIYPGLAGLPRGAAEPGAAGASAGEPIPDGAVWISGGLIRAVGPLEAVAAAAGADTPRLDGQGAVALPGLWDSHIHLGSWALARRRVDLGGCRSLDEVIETLSPHAEALPAGEWLEGQGLALNALAEGPGVDGRFLDALAHRPVLLWSHDMHTVLMNRAAMVAAGVGTGFESWPPGSVVGRDPRTGELTGVFREKAIELVMQSVPQPSLRDLAGRIESAQVELFRRGLVGVHSPEGPDVLGALGVLREQGRLRVKVRLLPPASMLDTLRSAGIRQGFGDEYLKLGPVKAFADGSLGSLTAALLSPYSGLPDPAYAGELLMDGPAVEDLALRAAEAGFAVAVHAIGDRACRAVLDGVQAARRRGMAPLPFPSRIEHVQLVAREDVQRLAALGVVASMQPIHAPGDRPAAERYWKGRTACAYAFRWILEAGAVLAFGSDAPVESVDPLEGIYAAVVRSSPGGRDGTASPWHPEQALAMLEAVRAYTLGAALAVGEGGQRGLLKPGLAGDVVLLKPDILSADRGAGGHTAALGEGYREQAAALLSQARVLATVVDGHVVYTA